One Brachybacterium kimchii genomic window carries:
- a CDS encoding FABP family protein has product MPIVLDPSLPESLFPLAWLVGSWNGDGAAQLPDEDGELIGRRIEQKLVTSANEDGTLAWVMSTDLLDAPAPLPPTSAFVDPEKVPEQDPGTGERSLLVREKGFWRVGDPLPGQDLEAARAAKPGDPAGVVSYGVELVIARDDGEEIWAGEVRGPRIQLGLRTSPTARAADGSIAATRMFGLVGGRLMWLWERATDPAAPNELSPYLSVELDRG; this is encoded by the coding sequence ATGCCGATCGTCCTGGATCCCTCGCTCCCCGAGAGCCTCTTCCCGCTGGCCTGGCTCGTCGGCTCCTGGAACGGCGACGGCGCCGCCCAGCTCCCCGATGAGGACGGCGAGCTGATCGGCCGCCGCATCGAGCAGAAGCTCGTGACCTCCGCGAACGAGGACGGCACGCTGGCCTGGGTGATGTCGACCGACCTCCTCGACGCCCCTGCCCCGCTTCCGCCCACGAGCGCGTTCGTCGACCCCGAGAAGGTCCCCGAGCAGGATCCCGGCACGGGCGAGCGCAGCCTGCTGGTGCGCGAGAAGGGCTTCTGGCGCGTCGGCGATCCTCTGCCCGGCCAGGACCTCGAGGCCGCCCGCGCCGCCAAGCCCGGCGACCCCGCGGGCGTCGTCTCGTACGGCGTCGAACTCGTGATCGCCCGCGACGACGGCGAGGAGATCTGGGCCGGCGAGGTGCGCGGACCGCGCATCCAGCTGGGCCTGCGCACCTCCCCCACGGCCCGCGCGGCGGACGGCTCGATCGCCGCGACCCGCATGTTCGGGCTCGTCGGCGGCCGCCTCATGTGGCTGTGGGAGCGCGCGACCGATCCCGCCGCGCCGAACGAGCTCTCCCCCTACCTCTCCGTCGAGCTCGACCGTGGCTGA
- a CDS encoding YgfZ/GcvT domain-containing protein, translating into MADMTEQPAPPPQPIHPPLLAGSGAVLAEDGPDRGMPAHYGAPLREQRRLLARRAVVDLGGHEILELRGADARSWLTTVTSQTLTDAPVGASRSLAVLSPQGRVEHLASAAVTGEETILLVTDPGSRAGLRRYLEMMRFAARVEITDRDDLRLLGGLAPAGNILGAAALGATGLDLPEPAFVWTDPHPAVAPGHVAYGPDPEDGTDWVLTAFDADALAGLPWRVEHLAGSEAAEALRIASHRARQATEVDERSIPHELDLLRTAVHTAKGCYRGQETVAKVLNLGQPPRRLTMLLVDGSQNVMPRHGDPVRLGGSEGKLVGTVTSTATHADLGPIALAVLKRAAPLDAPLVIGSRISAGPWGEGDGADGSEGADGADGADASDAVPEDVEITWLDATQEPIVITREHGERPRTARL; encoded by the coding sequence ATGGCCGACATGACCGAGCAGCCCGCTCCCCCGCCGCAGCCGATCCACCCGCCCCTGCTGGCGGGATCCGGGGCCGTGCTCGCCGAGGACGGTCCTGACCGCGGCATGCCCGCCCACTACGGAGCCCCGCTGCGGGAGCAGCGCCGTCTGCTCGCGCGCCGCGCCGTCGTCGACCTCGGCGGCCACGAGATCCTCGAGCTCCGCGGGGCCGACGCCCGCAGCTGGCTCACCACGGTCACCTCGCAGACGCTCACCGACGCCCCCGTGGGCGCCTCGCGCTCCCTCGCGGTGCTGAGCCCGCAGGGGCGCGTCGAGCACCTGGCCTCCGCCGCCGTCACCGGCGAGGAGACGATCCTGCTGGTCACCGATCCCGGCTCCCGAGCAGGTCTGCGCCGCTACCTCGAGATGATGCGCTTCGCCGCGCGCGTCGAGATCACCGACCGCGACGACCTGCGCCTGCTGGGCGGCCTCGCGCCCGCCGGGAACATCCTCGGCGCCGCGGCGCTCGGGGCGACGGGCCTCGACCTCCCCGAGCCCGCCTTCGTGTGGACCGACCCGCACCCCGCGGTCGCCCCCGGCCACGTCGCCTACGGGCCCGACCCCGAGGACGGCACCGACTGGGTGCTCACCGCCTTCGACGCCGACGCCCTCGCAGGGCTCCCCTGGCGCGTCGAGCACCTCGCCGGCAGCGAGGCGGCCGAGGCCCTGCGCATCGCCTCCCACCGCGCGCGCCAGGCCACCGAGGTCGACGAGCGCAGCATCCCCCACGAGCTCGACCTGCTGCGCACCGCCGTCCACACGGCCAAGGGCTGCTACCGCGGTCAGGAGACCGTCGCCAAGGTGCTGAACCTGGGCCAGCCCCCGCGCCGGCTCACGATGCTCCTGGTCGACGGCTCGCAGAACGTCATGCCCCGACACGGCGATCCCGTGCGCCTGGGCGGGAGCGAGGGCAAGCTCGTGGGGACCGTGACCTCCACCGCCACCCACGCGGACCTCGGCCCGATCGCCCTGGCCGTCCTCAAGCGCGCCGCCCCGCTCGATGCGCCGCTCGTCATCGGATCCCGGATCAGCGCGGGCCCGTGGGGAGAAGGCGACGGAGCCGACGGGTCCGAAGGAGCCGACGGGGCCGACGGGGCCGACGCGTCCGACGCGGTGCCCGAGGACGTCGAGATCACCTGGCTCGATGCGACGCAGGAGCCCATCGTGATCACCCGCGAGCACGGAGAGAGGCCCCGCACGGCGCGACTCTGA
- a CDS encoding FUSC family protein — MSGTEPKATTTDIDTPKPPLGDRVRAAISSRIGEGLERDRKGLGSIGRAGVATAVAYLFAHFVWGHQFPFFAAIAAFVIIGVSSTEKKVRKVLEMSTGVMCGVLLGELARATIGSGTWQIAVVVVTAGLLARLIDSGIVFTMQMSIQSLLVTVMPLTPSMSPGGRILDALTGVVVGILVHLLTSGDPRRGQQSAAHSLYRALEDALTQMSLAARTGDVKVASAALSQIRTTSQELVDEWRIANNAAEEIATFSPTHLRRAGDVGRLQHLLIGSDRAVRNVRVIARHEVAFLESVKGRSSHARLADALLAAHDAAVALREAVDSDGDFTDARRALRIFCSYLTPETMLRSDDGTRLGRVDHFEGVALVIQLRSLAIDLLEATGLDHRDAQRFLPSLLIAADGDTIGPRPLTREMSAVEPPATTEALELLITDRSDPDRRRG, encoded by the coding sequence ATGAGCGGGACCGAGCCGAAGGCCACCACCACGGACATCGACACCCCCAAGCCGCCGCTCGGCGACCGCGTGCGCGCGGCGATCTCCAGCCGCATCGGCGAGGGCCTCGAACGCGATCGCAAGGGCCTGGGCAGCATCGGCCGTGCGGGCGTCGCGACCGCGGTCGCCTACCTCTTCGCCCACTTCGTGTGGGGCCACCAGTTCCCCTTCTTCGCGGCCATCGCCGCCTTCGTGATCATCGGGGTCTCCAGCACGGAGAAGAAGGTCCGCAAGGTCCTCGAGATGTCCACGGGCGTGATGTGCGGCGTGCTGCTCGGCGAGCTCGCGCGCGCGACGATCGGCTCGGGCACGTGGCAGATCGCGGTCGTCGTGGTCACGGCCGGGCTGCTGGCGCGGCTCATCGACTCCGGGATCGTCTTCACGATGCAGATGTCGATCCAGTCGCTGCTGGTCACGGTCATGCCGCTCACCCCGTCGATGAGTCCGGGCGGCCGCATCCTCGACGCCCTCACCGGCGTGGTCGTGGGCATCCTCGTCCACCTGCTGACCTCGGGCGATCCCCGGCGAGGGCAGCAGTCGGCCGCGCACTCGCTGTACCGGGCCCTCGAGGACGCGCTCACGCAGATGTCCCTCGCCGCCCGCACGGGGGACGTGAAGGTCGCGAGCGCCGCCCTCTCGCAGATCCGCACCACCTCCCAGGAGCTCGTGGACGAGTGGCGCATCGCGAACAACGCGGCCGAGGAGATCGCCACCTTCTCCCCCACCCACCTGCGCCGCGCGGGTGACGTCGGGCGCCTGCAGCATCTGCTCATCGGCTCCGATCGCGCCGTGCGCAACGTGCGCGTGATCGCCCGGCACGAGGTCGCGTTCCTCGAGTCGGTCAAGGGCCGCAGCTCTCACGCGCGTCTGGCCGACGCCCTGCTCGCCGCCCATGACGCCGCCGTCGCCCTGCGCGAGGCCGTCGACTCGGACGGCGACTTCACCGACGCGCGCCGTGCGCTGCGCATCTTCTGCTCCTACCTCACGCCCGAGACGATGCTGCGCAGCGACGACGGCACGCGCCTGGGCCGGGTCGACCACTTCGAGGGCGTCGCCCTCGTGATCCAGCTGCGCTCGCTCGCGATCGACCTGCTCGAGGCCACCGGCCTGGACCACAGGGACGCGCAGCGCTTCCTGCCCAGCCTGCTCATCGCGGCCGACGGCGACACCATCGGGCCGCGTCCCCTCACCCGCGAGATGTCGGCCGTCGAGCCGCCCGCCACCACCGAGGCGCTCGAGCTGCTGATCACCGACCGCTCCGACCCCGACCGCCGGCGGGGATAG
- a CDS encoding DUF2516 family protein — protein MLWLAVAQYWIFAVIAVVLFAVEIWALVNALRFRPDAYTAAGKRTKLFWGLLTGLALLLGFLALPYPVGRGGSSMLLMVIGIVISGVFLADVLPALRSVMERSRNNRY, from the coding sequence ATGCTCTGGCTCGCAGTCGCCCAGTACTGGATCTTCGCCGTGATCGCGGTGGTGCTCTTCGCCGTCGAGATCTGGGCGCTGGTCAACGCTCTGCGCTTCCGCCCCGACGCCTACACCGCGGCGGGCAAGCGCACGAAGCTGTTCTGGGGCCTGCTCACGGGCCTCGCCCTGCTGCTCGGCTTCCTCGCGCTCCCCTACCCGGTGGGCCGCGGCGGCTCCTCGATGCTGCTGATGGTGATCGGGATCGTGATCTCCGGCGTCTTCCTGGCCGACGTCCTGCCGGCGCTGCGCTCGGTCATGGAGCGCTCGCGCAACAACAGGTACTGA